One window from the genome of Candidatus Limnocylindrales bacterium encodes:
- a CDS encoding UDP-glucose/GDP-mannose dehydrogenase family protein — MKICVIGTGYVGLVAGTCFAESGNDVACVDIDERKIARLKAGEVPIYEPGLEELIQRNVEEGRLTFTTDIKKAVGDSLVCFIAVGTPQGENDGAPDMKYVHQAARDIANAMDGYRIVVTKSTVPVGTAQALRKVLSDSTSHPFDVVSNPEFMKEGAAIEDFLKPDRVVIGAASDRAAEIMKDLYAPFVRGGAPILVMDNASAEMTKYAANSLLAVKISFINEIANLCERVGADVSAVRQGIGTDRRLGMHFLYPGLGYGGSCFPKDVRAIIHTATEAGLDFSLMRSVDDVNNFQKKRLFHKIKAHFNGNLSGRTFAVWGLAFKPRTDDMREAPSIGLVEALLEAGATVNVHDPEAMEVARGFFGDKVTYCTKNYDALPGADGLCIVTEWNEFRHPDFDRIKSMLKSPVIFDGRNLWEPRDMHGRGFTYYPIGRGIPQ, encoded by the coding sequence GTGAAGATTTGTGTCATCGGGACCGGCTACGTCGGCCTCGTCGCGGGAACCTGTTTTGCCGAGAGCGGAAACGACGTGGCGTGCGTCGACATCGACGAGCGCAAGATCGCGCGCCTCAAGGCCGGTGAGGTCCCGATCTACGAGCCGGGCCTCGAAGAGCTGATCCAGCGCAACGTCGAGGAAGGCCGGCTCACGTTCACGACCGACATCAAGAAGGCCGTCGGCGACTCTCTCGTCTGCTTCATCGCCGTCGGCACGCCGCAGGGCGAGAACGACGGCGCCCCCGACATGAAATACGTGCACCAGGCTGCGCGCGACATCGCCAACGCGATGGACGGCTACCGCATCGTCGTCACCAAGAGCACGGTGCCGGTCGGAACGGCGCAGGCGCTGCGCAAGGTGCTGTCCGACAGCACGTCGCATCCGTTCGACGTCGTCTCCAACCCCGAGTTCATGAAGGAAGGGGCGGCAATCGAGGACTTCCTCAAGCCAGACCGTGTCGTGATCGGCGCCGCCAGCGATCGCGCTGCGGAGATCATGAAGGACCTGTACGCGCCGTTCGTGCGCGGCGGCGCGCCGATCCTCGTCATGGACAACGCCAGCGCCGAGATGACCAAGTACGCGGCCAACTCGCTGCTCGCGGTCAAGATCTCGTTCATCAACGAGATCGCGAACCTGTGCGAGCGCGTCGGCGCAGACGTATCCGCCGTGCGGCAGGGGATCGGTACCGACCGCCGGCTCGGGATGCACTTTCTGTATCCGGGACTCGGCTACGGCGGGTCGTGCTTTCCGAAGGACGTTCGCGCGATCATCCACACCGCGACCGAAGCGGGTCTCGACTTCTCGCTGATGCGCAGCGTCGACGACGTCAACAATTTCCAGAAGAAGCGCCTGTTCCACAAGATCAAGGCGCACTTCAACGGGAACCTGTCCGGTCGTACGTTCGCGGTCTGGGGCCTTGCGTTCAAGCCGCGCACCGACGACATGCGCGAAGCGCCGTCGATCGGGCTCGTCGAGGCGCTGCTCGAAGCGGGCGCGACCGTCAACGTGCACGATCCGGAGGCGATGGAAGTTGCGCGCGGATTCTTCGGCGACAAGGTCACGTACTGCACCAAGAACTACGACGCGCTGCCGGGCGCGGACGGCCTGTGCATCGTCACCGAGTGGAACGAGTTCCGTCATCCCGACTTCGACCGCATCAAGTCGATGCTGAAATCGCCGGTGATCTTCGATGGCCGCAATCTCTGGGAGCCGCGCGACATGCACGGCCGCGGATTCACGTACTACCCGATCGGACGCGGCATCCCGCAATAA